One region of Mesobacillus boroniphilus genomic DNA includes:
- a CDS encoding glycerophosphodiester phosphodiesterase: MVGYIRCIAIAALVIYLLGASLDIAIADISSDYGQVKAINISHRGASGHAPEHTLHAYELGNVMKGDYIEIDLQMTKDGELIALHDETIDRTTGKKGLVKNLTLKELKKLDAGSWFNEAFPEKKSTEYMGLQIPTLREVLDRFGPDSKFFIETKSPEVYPGMEEKLINILNEYNLIGAHQTFGNVIIQSFSIESLRKVHQMDESIPLVQLLSYYAPAVITDSEVSKILEYAVGVGLHYTAVSPGYIQKVTDSGLMIFPYTVNEKDDMKMLLDWGVTGMFTNYPDRLDEVIQSRKPKNS; this comes from the coding sequence ATGGTCGGATATATTCGCTGTATAGCAATCGCAGCATTGGTCATTTACTTATTAGGAGCATCATTAGATATTGCTATAGCGGACATTTCCTCGGATTACGGGCAAGTAAAGGCAATTAATATCTCCCACCGGGGTGCCTCAGGCCATGCGCCTGAACATACATTGCATGCCTATGAACTTGGCAATGTCATGAAAGGGGATTACATTGAAATCGACCTTCAAATGACGAAGGATGGAGAATTGATTGCTCTGCATGACGAAACCATTGACAGGACAACGGGTAAAAAGGGACTAGTCAAGAACCTTACTCTGAAGGAATTAAAGAAACTTGATGCAGGCTCATGGTTTAATGAAGCTTTCCCTGAAAAAAAGAGTACCGAGTATATGGGACTTCAAATCCCTACCCTGCGTGAGGTGCTCGATAGGTTCGGTCCAGATTCGAAATTTTTTATCGAAACAAAATCACCTGAAGTCTATCCTGGAATGGAAGAAAAGCTGATCAATATACTGAATGAATACAATCTCATCGGTGCCCATCAGACATTTGGAAATGTTATTATTCAATCATTCAGCATTGAAAGCTTAAGAAAAGTCCATCAAATGGATGAATCCATCCCTCTAGTCCAGCTGTTGTCCTATTATGCTCCAGCGGTCATTACCGATAGTGAAGTAAGCAAAATATTAGAATACGCAGTTGGAGTTGGTCTGCATTATACGGCGGTGAGTCCCGGATATATTCAAAAGGTCACAGATTCTGGATTAATGATTTTCCCTTATACGGTCAATGAAAAGGACGACATGAAAATGCTTCTGGATTGGGGAGTTACGGGCATGTTTACCAATTATCCTGACCGGTTGGACGAAGTCATACAAAGCAGAAAGCCTAAAAACTCGTAG
- a CDS encoding DUF2062 domain-containing protein has protein sequence MINTNLRRLKFLLIKLFRIKENAHNVSLGFTLGFLIHFIPSFGMGPILSTVGAKLFKGNPLAGFISGVALIWLFPFLFYLNVVVGETLFPYGIFPSAAGMPSHGLDAGIHLGAVFFMGMIINIILFGMVVYYIIYTIMRKYRLSFLTLIKNWDIKK, from the coding sequence ATGATTAATACAAATTTGCGTAGGTTAAAATTCCTTCTAATTAAATTATTTAGAATCAAAGAGAACGCTCATAATGTGTCTTTAGGGTTTACCCTGGGTTTTTTAATCCACTTCATCCCGTCATTCGGTATGGGGCCTATTCTTTCGACTGTGGGTGCCAAGCTCTTCAAGGGGAATCCGTTAGCTGGATTCATTAGTGGTGTAGCACTCATCTGGCTTTTCCCGTTTTTATTTTATTTAAATGTCGTAGTCGGCGAAACCCTTTTCCCTTATGGGATCTTCCCCTCTGCAGCGGGTATGCCCTCTCATGGTTTAGATGCAGGAATTCATTTAGGTGCCGTTTTTTTTATGGGCATGATCATTAATATCATTCTTTTCGGGATGGTTGTTTACTATATAATTTATACAATCATGAGGAAATACCGTTTAAGCTTCCTTACTTTAATAAAGAATTGGGATATAAAAAAATAA
- the pssA gene encoding CDP-diacylglycerol--serine O-phosphatidyltransferase: MRFTKMIPNMFTLGNLYCGFLSIGFAANGQFNNAAILILIGMMLDSMDGRLARMLKADSQLGKELDSLADIVTFGVAPSFLVYYTYFYQFGLLGLMVAGLFPLFGAYRLARFNISTDKSSLNYFIGVPITAAGGIMAILTLFGDMIPNIVTTVVFTALSFLMVSRIRIPSFKEVPLPKYGTIVTIFLGSLLFVIWKGTYSQFPYLIYIATPLYVAYLAYRFVKGKNKNNID; the protein is encoded by the coding sequence ATGCGGTTTACAAAAATGATTCCCAATATGTTCACGCTTGGGAATCTGTATTGCGGTTTTCTATCAATCGGATTTGCGGCTAATGGCCAATTTAACAATGCAGCCATTTTAATTTTGATCGGCATGATGCTGGACAGCATGGACGGAAGGCTGGCGAGGATGCTAAAAGCGGACAGCCAGCTCGGTAAGGAACTCGATTCACTGGCGGATATCGTCACATTCGGTGTAGCACCTTCCTTCCTTGTATATTATACATACTTTTACCAATTTGGATTATTGGGCTTGATGGTAGCGGGGCTATTCCCATTATTCGGGGCTTATCGCCTTGCGAGGTTCAATATCAGTACTGATAAATCTTCGCTCAATTACTTTATTGGAGTGCCTATAACTGCAGCAGGCGGAATTATGGCCATTCTTACATTATTTGGAGACATGATTCCAAATATCGTCACTACTGTTGTCTTTACTGCGCTGAGCTTCCTCATGGTCAGCAGAATCAGGATTCCAAGCTTCAAGGAAGTACCGCTCCCTAAGTATGGAACAATCGTCACTATATTCCTTGGTTCTTTGCTGTTTGTCATTTGGAAAGGTACCTACAGCCAATTCCCATACTTGATTTATATTGCTACTCCACTATATGTAGCGTATTTGGCCTATCGCTTTGTTAAAGGGAAAAATAAAAATAATATTGATTAG
- a CDS encoding CsbD family protein, whose translation MNDKQTKGAFDQVKGEAKKQFGKLTDNESMEAEGRLDKGKGKLKETAGDMKEDVSRAYNDSSRD comes from the coding sequence ATGAATGACAAACAAACAAAAGGTGCATTTGACCAGGTTAAAGGTGAAGCCAAAAAGCAATTTGGAAAACTGACCGACAATGAATCTATGGAAGCTGAGGGCCGCCTTGATAAGGGAAAAGGAAAACTGAAAGAAACAGCTGGTGATATGAAAGAAGATGTATCACGTGCTTATAACGACTCGTCCAGAGATTAA
- a CDS encoding DUF3231 family protein, whose amino-acid sequence MEDKTKIRLTAAEMSSLWSQYINDTVSICVLSYFLNNIDDKKVKEIVEFAIGASQKNISLLKEIFEGEEFPCPMGFTKKDVNVHAPRLFSDTFVMMYLRHMSILGMAANSAAIGLGTRPDVISLHKSVLKSSIGLQDLTREIMLEQGTYIRPPFISVPDKVDFVEKQKFLSGIKSRRRALTSVEITHLFLNIQTNQIGKALIMGFIQVAQDKEVKGYLQRGKKIAQKHVDLFSDILKNNDIPAPMFWDSAITDSTTQVFSDKLILFHVSAMIAAGIGNYGAAMAASPRKDIGVKYASLIPEIALYAEDGANIMIKNSWLEEPPMADDRDQLSGLK is encoded by the coding sequence ATGGAAGACAAGACAAAAATCCGGCTGACTGCGGCAGAAATGTCCAGTTTGTGGTCGCAATATATAAATGATACAGTCTCTATTTGTGTATTGAGCTATTTTCTGAACAACATCGACGATAAGAAGGTAAAAGAAATCGTTGAGTTTGCTATCGGTGCATCACAAAAAAACATTTCTCTTTTAAAGGAAATTTTCGAAGGGGAGGAATTTCCGTGCCCAATGGGTTTTACTAAGAAAGATGTGAATGTTCATGCACCACGGCTTTTTTCCGATACATTCGTAATGATGTATTTAAGACATATGTCGATTCTTGGAATGGCCGCAAATAGTGCGGCAATCGGTCTTGGAACCCGGCCTGATGTGATTTCCCTGCATAAAAGTGTTTTGAAATCTTCGATTGGACTGCAGGATTTGACAAGGGAGATAATGCTTGAGCAAGGGACTTACATAAGGCCTCCATTTATTTCAGTGCCAGATAAGGTTGACTTTGTTGAGAAACAAAAATTCCTATCAGGAATCAAGAGCAGGAGACGCGCACTTACCTCGGTAGAAATCACACATTTATTCTTGAATATACAAACAAATCAAATAGGTAAGGCACTGATCATGGGATTCATACAAGTGGCTCAGGACAAAGAGGTCAAAGGATACCTGCAGCGAGGGAAGAAAATCGCTCAAAAACATGTCGATTTATTCAGCGATATCCTTAAGAATAATGACATTCCGGCTCCAATGTTTTGGGATTCAGCAATAACAGATAGTACAACACAGGTTTTTTCAGATAAGCTTATTTTATTCCATGTTTCAGCAATGATTGCCGCAGGGATAGGAAATTACGGTGCGGCAATGGCAGCAAGCCCGCGGAAGGATATTGGGGTGAAATATGCTTCACTGATTCCTGAAATAGCTTTATATGCGGAGGATGGAGCGAATATCATGATCAAAAACTCATGGTTGGAGGAACCTCCTATGGCTGACGACCGGGACCAGTTGTCCGGGTTGAAATAA
- a CDS encoding MFS transporter, producing MKTGMFKPLRNKAYRSLFGAQVFSDLGNWLDFIAIQVIVAYHWGLGEAAIASVIIVMGIPWVIIGPLASVFVDKLPKKIFMISCLWLRILFVAGMFFAPNLYVMLLFVFLKAAVAALYDPARQSAIRHTVPEEELPEAVTLSQLSVNTMKIVGPALGGGMIALYGVRSPFVFEGAGFLIAIVLLLTLPKIETEDNLQEPQNGSYFKELSEGINHIFSASILKAAIILSSIAFFIIFLYDGLFIFVAQELGFVQEEFGLLVSSVGFGSVVGALLLGRWTDWKHKPIHIMASASVISGLLILVIGTGVMGLFELPKVLWMSGAFLLGILASAEGVPYGYVLQSETPKQMMGRVSAAAMSLQTFSMLVAPAAGALLAKWIGVSGVLIGAGIATFFMGTIALAMRLKQTNSKAELNNFGS from the coding sequence ATGAAGACGGGGATGTTTAAACCGTTAAGAAATAAGGCTTATCGTTCACTTTTTGGCGCACAGGTATTTTCTGACTTAGGGAATTGGCTTGATTTTATCGCAATACAGGTGATTGTGGCTTACCATTGGGGACTGGGCGAGGCCGCAATCGCATCAGTTATCATAGTTATGGGTATACCCTGGGTCATCATTGGACCGCTTGCTAGTGTGTTTGTTGACAAACTTCCGAAAAAGATTTTCATGATTTCATGCCTATGGTTAAGAATACTGTTTGTCGCCGGGATGTTTTTTGCACCCAATCTGTACGTCATGCTGCTGTTTGTATTCCTCAAGGCTGCTGTTGCCGCCCTGTATGACCCTGCAAGGCAAAGTGCAATCAGACATACGGTTCCTGAGGAAGAGCTTCCTGAGGCTGTTACTTTAAGTCAGCTTTCTGTAAATACAATGAAAATTGTCGGTCCTGCTTTAGGCGGTGGAATGATTGCGCTATATGGCGTCAGGAGCCCATTTGTCTTTGAAGGTGCAGGGTTTTTGATTGCTATAGTGCTTTTATTGACATTGCCTAAAATTGAAACAGAAGATAACCTGCAAGAGCCTCAAAATGGATCTTACTTTAAAGAGCTTTCTGAAGGAATAAATCATATCTTCTCTGCTAGCATTTTAAAAGCAGCAATAATCCTCTCCTCCATTGCCTTTTTCATAATTTTTCTATACGATGGATTATTTATTTTTGTTGCACAGGAACTAGGTTTTGTCCAGGAAGAGTTTGGCTTGCTCGTCAGCTCTGTTGGTTTTGGCAGTGTAGTCGGCGCCCTTCTCCTCGGCAGGTGGACGGACTGGAAACATAAGCCGATTCACATAATGGCTTCTGCCTCCGTCATAAGCGGTTTATTGATTCTTGTAATCGGAACAGGTGTGATGGGATTATTTGAATTGCCTAAGGTGCTTTGGATGTCCGGGGCGTTCCTGCTTGGAATTCTCGCCTCTGCTGAAGGCGTCCCCTATGGTTATGTCCTTCAGTCGGAAACCCCAAAGCAGATGATGGGAAGAGTTTCAGCAGCGGCAATGTCTCTGCAGACATTCTCCATGCTAGTCGCTCCCGCCGCCGGTGCACTGCTCGCAAAATGGATTGGTGTTTCTGGAGTCCTGATCGGTGCTGGAATAGCTACATTTTTCATGGGTACAATCGCTTTGGCTATGCGGTTAAAGCAAACAAACAGCAAAGCCGAACTTAATAATTTTGGGAGTTAA
- a CDS encoding GGDEF domain-containing protein, translating into MDTENILPLANQAAIALDHANLYEQIEEMALRDGLTGLLNQRAFQTILNEHFPSEENGVGPLSLIIFDIDFFKIFNDKNGHLLGNEVLMKLARVIVNSLRSGDFSFRFGGEEFVILLPGTYLEQAEVIAETIRLNVEKESFPGETTQPNGTLTVSIGTACTDHSAITTKNELIEAADQALYKAKNAGKNSVVSFKEFVNID; encoded by the coding sequence ATGGATACTGAAAATATCCTTCCTTTGGCAAACCAGGCTGCGATAGCACTCGACCATGCTAACCTTTACGAGCAAATCGAAGAAATGGCTCTGCGTGATGGTTTGACAGGTCTTCTCAACCAACGGGCATTCCAGACAATTCTTAACGAACACTTCCCGTCTGAAGAAAATGGGGTCGGCCCCCTTTCGCTAATCATATTTGATATCGATTTCTTTAAAATTTTCAATGATAAAAACGGCCATCTGCTGGGGAATGAAGTGCTGATGAAGCTGGCAAGAGTCATTGTAAATTCTTTAAGGTCCGGTGATTTTTCCTTTCGGTTTGGCGGAGAAGAATTTGTGATCCTTTTGCCTGGCACGTATCTGGAGCAGGCTGAAGTCATAGCAGAGACAATTCGATTGAACGTAGAAAAAGAAAGCTTTCCAGGTGAAACAACACAGCCTAACGGCACATTAACTGTGAGTATCGGAACAGCTTGTACAGATCATTCAGCAATAACCACTAAAAATGAATTGATAGAAGCTGCCGACCAGGCACTTTATAAAGCTAAAAATGCAGGCAAAAATTCGGTAGTTTCTTTTAAGGAGTTCGTGAACATTGATTGA
- a CDS encoding AbrB family transcriptional regulator, with product MIGGYIGMLLKPEKLEKKTSTIILALISGFLLVIGSLVLSFFLSDALKINIVTGFLSLAPGGIGLDGDNSQ from the coding sequence ATGATAGGCGGATATATTGGCATGCTTTTAAAGCCTGAGAAATTGGAGAAGAAAACATCAACAATCATTCTCGCATTGATAAGTGGATTCTTGCTTGTGATTGGATCTTTGGTGTTAAGTTTCTTTTTATCAGACGCTTTAAAAATCAATATAGTTACAGGTTTTCTGAGTTTGGCGCCAGGTGGAATCGGACTAGATGGGGATAATAGCCAATGA
- a CDS encoding AbrB family transcriptional regulator, with product MGIIANEVRADISIVSGFQLFRLFFIYFIVPPVLRLYFKRKLNSKEDSL from the coding sequence ATGGGGATAATAGCCAATGAGGTAAGGGCTGATATATCAATTGTTTCAGGATTTCAGCTGTTTAGGCTATTCTTCATATATTTTATAGTTCCTCCAGTTTTAAGGTTGTATTTCAAAAGAAAATTAAACAGTAAAGAGGATTCTCTTTAA
- a CDS encoding nucleotidyltransferase domain-containing protein, which produces MEDHIITVLNQIEKEYEVKILFACDAGSRALGFAAKDSDYDIRFIYIHKQDWYLSIDQSRDVIEIPKEDTLSIFVDPKLDVVGWELTKTLRLYRKSNPSLLEWLNSKYVYSNHTGLVEKLKLLQETVISQKPYINHHLNLAKRNFIELQKKEEWKGKVYLYILRSILSAKWLQIHQQIPPVGFSELVCILENRQVESEVRELLSMKQRGEHCFTEKNKILNEFITHEIEQLGSYASLVTQKSVDHTEDLNELFRVTLKEAWK; this is translated from the coding sequence ATGGAGGACCATATCATAACAGTATTAAATCAAATTGAAAAAGAATATGAGGTAAAAATACTTTTTGCATGTGACGCCGGGAGCAGGGCACTGGGATTTGCAGCAAAAGATAGTGATTATGATATCCGTTTCATCTATATACACAAACAAGATTGGTATTTATCAATTGATCAGTCTAGGGATGTTATCGAAATTCCAAAAGAAGATACGCTTTCAATTTTTGTCGATCCCAAATTGGATGTCGTCGGCTGGGAGCTTACCAAAACTCTCAGGCTTTACAGGAAGTCTAATCCTTCCTTGCTGGAATGGCTTAATTCGAAATACGTGTATAGCAATCATACTGGCTTGGTCGAAAAATTAAAGTTATTGCAAGAGACAGTCATTTCACAAAAACCATATATAAACCATCATCTGAACCTGGCAAAAAGAAATTTCATTGAGCTCCAAAAGAAGGAGGAATGGAAGGGAAAGGTATATTTATATATCCTCCGGTCAATCCTGTCGGCAAAATGGTTACAAATACATCAGCAAATTCCACCAGTCGGGTTCAGTGAACTTGTATGTATTTTAGAAAACAGACAAGTAGAGAGTGAAGTAAGGGAATTGCTTTCGATGAAACAAAGAGGGGAACATTGTTTTACAGAGAAAAACAAGATACTTAATGAGTTTATAACACATGAAATTGAACAGCTCGGCAGTTACGCGAGCCTTGTCACTCAAAAAAGTGTCGATCATACAGAGGATCTTAATGAATTGTTCCGAGTAACTCTTAAGGAAGCCTGGAAGTAA
- the aspA gene encoding aspartate ammonia-lyase, which yields MSEVKVRIEKDFLGTKEVLADAYYGIQTLRAVENFPITGYRIHSELIKAMAMVKKAAALANMETGRLYGGLGEVIVKAADEIIQGQWHEQFIVDPIQGGAGTSINMNTNEVIANRALELLGEKKGDYFTLSPNSHVNMAQSTNDAFPTAMHISVLSLLDKLLDTMQIMREVFSQKAREFDAVIKMGRTHLQDAVPIRLGQEFEAYTRVIERDIDRIKHTRSHLFEVNMGATAVGTGLNANPKYIKNVVRHLAEISGYPLTNADHLVDATQNTDAYTTVSAALKVCMMNMSKIANDLRLMASGPRVGFNEIFLPSRQPGSSIMPGKVNPVMPEVINQVAFQVIGNDHTICLASEAGQLELNVMEPVLIFNLIQSISIMNNGFKVFTDHCLVGIEANKEKLEKDVERSVGIITAVNPHLGYEAVSRIAREAILTGKSVRELCLAYDVLTEEELDLILNPYEMTNPGIAGEELLNKD from the coding sequence ATGTCTGAGGTTAAAGTTCGAATTGAGAAGGATTTTCTGGGTACGAAGGAAGTATTAGCCGATGCGTATTATGGGATCCAAACTTTAAGGGCGGTTGAAAACTTCCCGATAACAGGATACAGAATCCATAGTGAACTTATAAAGGCAATGGCCATGGTGAAAAAGGCAGCGGCACTTGCCAATATGGAAACAGGAAGGCTCTACGGCGGCCTGGGGGAGGTCATTGTAAAAGCTGCTGACGAAATTATCCAGGGGCAATGGCATGAGCAGTTCATCGTGGATCCAATTCAAGGAGGAGCAGGGACCTCCATCAACATGAACACGAATGAAGTTATTGCCAACCGTGCGCTGGAATTGCTTGGCGAGAAGAAAGGGGATTATTTCACACTAAGTCCCAACTCTCATGTAAACATGGCCCAGTCAACGAATGATGCATTTCCTACTGCAATGCACATATCTGTTCTGTCGCTTCTGGACAAGCTATTGGATACGATGCAAATCATGCGCGAAGTTTTTTCCCAGAAAGCAAGGGAATTTGATGCTGTCATTAAAATGGGCAGGACACACCTGCAGGACGCTGTTCCAATCCGTCTAGGCCAGGAATTTGAAGCCTATACAAGGGTAATCGAACGCGATATTGACAGAATAAAGCATACCCGCAGCCACCTGTTTGAAGTGAATATGGGAGCGACAGCTGTAGGGACCGGGCTTAATGCCAATCCTAAGTACATCAAAAATGTTGTCCGGCACCTTGCTGAAATCAGCGGGTATCCCTTAACCAATGCTGACCATTTAGTAGATGCGACACAAAATACCGATGCTTATACAACAGTCTCTGCTGCCTTGAAGGTTTGTATGATGAATATGTCTAAAATAGCCAATGACTTGCGACTGATGGCTTCCGGTCCACGAGTGGGCTTTAACGAGATTTTCCTTCCATCAAGGCAACCGGGCTCATCCATAATGCCGGGCAAGGTGAACCCGGTCATGCCTGAGGTTATCAACCAGGTTGCTTTCCAGGTTATCGGAAACGACCATACGATTTGTCTTGCTTCCGAAGCTGGTCAGCTTGAGTTGAATGTCATGGAACCAGTGCTTATTTTCAATTTGATCCAATCAATCAGCATCATGAACAATGGTTTTAAGGTGTTTACTGACCATTGTCTCGTTGGGATAGAAGCGAACAAAGAAAAACTTGAAAAGGATGTTGAGAGGAGTGTAGGCATCATTACTGCTGTCAATCCTCACCTTGGCTATGAAGCCGTTTCGAGAATAGCAAGAGAAGCAATCCTGACAGGAAAATCAGTAAGAGAATTGTGTCTTGCCTACGATGTCCTGACAGAAGAAGAGCTCGATTTGATCTTAAATCCATATGAAATGACAAACCCTGGAATTGCAGGAGAAGAGCTTTTAAATAAAGATTGA
- a CDS encoding pyridoxamine 5'-phosphate oxidase family protein produces the protein MTHEINSFEELRTLFGEPSELAKRKVISFVDEHCLNYIAQSPFLVLSTSDEKGYTDASPRGDAPGFVLVLDKNRIVIPDRPGNKRMDSLKNILSNSRVGLLFLIPGMPETLRVNGKATLSQEPELLERMKAGGKNPLLGIIVEVEECYIQCGKALKRSRLWNPESWTDSSTLPSGAEILAAHSKLPGATEADIKKRLEEGYKNRLY, from the coding sequence ATGACTCATGAAATTAATAGCTTTGAAGAATTAAGGACCTTGTTCGGAGAGCCAAGTGAGCTGGCCAAACGGAAGGTTATTTCTTTCGTAGACGAACATTGCCTTAACTACATAGCCCAGTCACCATTTCTTGTCTTATCTACCTCTGACGAAAAAGGGTACACAGACGCTTCCCCGAGGGGAGACGCTCCTGGTTTTGTACTAGTTCTGGACAAAAATCGGATAGTAATTCCAGACCGTCCCGGTAACAAGAGAATGGACTCATTGAAAAATATCTTATCAAATTCAAGGGTAGGCCTATTATTTCTTATACCTGGGATGCCTGAAACATTGAGAGTGAATGGCAAGGCCACCTTGTCACAGGAGCCAGAGCTTCTAGAAAGGATGAAAGCCGGCGGTAAGAACCCACTGCTAGGAATCATAGTAGAAGTAGAGGAATGTTATATACAATGCGGAAAAGCGTTGAAGCGATCACGCTTATGGAATCCTGAAAGCTGGACAGATTCCTCCACTTTGCCATCAGGTGCTGAAATATTGGCAGCGCACTCCAAACTCCCTGGAGCCACAGAAGCTGATATAAAGAAAAGATTAGAAGAAGGGTATAAAAATAGACTTTATTGA
- a CDS encoding VOC family protein, translated as MRFHHFALEVNDMKRSQTFYETFLGFNESERIYFNKEEIIFLKQDGFRLELYQKKADGGIGERFHFCFEVDNLDEKMKEMSEREYDPFEGPYTLVNGWKTIFYLGPDNEVIEFLEVT; from the coding sequence ATGAGATTCCATCATTTTGCACTTGAAGTAAACGATATGAAACGATCACAAACTTTTTATGAAACCTTTCTTGGGTTCAATGAAAGCGAAAGAATATATTTTAATAAGGAAGAAATTATCTTTTTGAAACAGGACGGATTCAGACTTGAATTGTATCAGAAAAAGGCGGATGGAGGTATTGGTGAAAGGTTTCATTTTTGCTTTGAGGTGGATAATCTTGATGAAAAAATGAAGGAAATGAGTGAAAGAGAATATGATCCTTTTGAAGGGCCATATACATTGGTCAACGGTTGGAAGACGATTTTCTACTTGGGTCCGGACAATGAGGTAATTGAATTCCTTGAAGTCACCTAG
- a CDS encoding MerR family transcriptional regulator has translation MMTDTQFMKAYTIKEVSKKIMVPSGTIRQWEKDLAGLLIVPRTKQGARFYTDIEIDQLMKIKQMRDKNLSKDMIRELLQRHMSTDTVSEQTSNENSLTVKEKMPAVPLTGSHNDYDTFMMAMEQYKQSLLEEVKAEIRNGIRKEVLEEVKKEISKGTLTTVKTLSDSIYKTGEKTNEHIMVLSETVARGSEESSERLGTISSELTNVSKGTSEISTSLAKVSKGTNEMFSKLTDRVTKASQGTTEKIAQLSENIQRSSTGTTDKITKLTESVTKVSKGTSEKINALSGSISNVSKGTSERIASLTSSLTKTSKGTNEKIIKLESTVDKLSSGTNKELSLLAKRLNETTETVSEEFKILADYVSNSRETTNQELSNLNQVISQERDFFVSTLQSEREELRREIRQRDEMFKDMVDSFRETAASKQSKRNWWKVWK, from the coding sequence ATGATGACTGACACTCAATTCATGAAGGCATACACCATCAAAGAGGTGTCCAAAAAAATTATGGTTCCGTCTGGCACCATTAGACAATGGGAAAAAGATCTTGCCGGTTTGCTGATCGTTCCAAGAACGAAACAAGGAGCAAGATTTTATACAGATATCGAAATAGACCAATTGATGAAAATAAAACAAATGCGAGATAAAAATTTAAGCAAAGATATGATACGGGAGCTATTACAGAGACATATGAGTACTGATACGGTTTCCGAACAAACTTCAAATGAAAACAGCCTTACTGTAAAGGAGAAAATGCCGGCCGTTCCCCTGACAGGCAGCCATAATGATTATGATACTTTTATGATGGCAATGGAACAATATAAGCAGTCCCTGCTAGAAGAAGTCAAGGCAGAGATCAGGAACGGCATTAGAAAGGAAGTTCTGGAGGAAGTAAAAAAAGAAATCTCCAAAGGTACTTTAACAACAGTAAAGACACTTTCCGATTCTATCTATAAAACAGGTGAAAAAACCAATGAACATATTATGGTCCTTTCTGAAACGGTGGCCAGAGGCTCGGAAGAAAGTTCCGAACGTCTCGGAACCATTTCATCAGAGCTTACGAATGTTTCGAAAGGCACTTCCGAAATCAGCACAAGCCTTGCAAAAGTTTCAAAAGGCACGAACGAAATGTTCAGCAAGCTTACCGATCGTGTAACCAAAGCTTCGCAGGGCACCACAGAAAAAATTGCCCAGTTATCTGAAAATATTCAGAGGAGCTCCACAGGAACAACTGATAAAATTACCAAGCTGACAGAAAGTGTTACAAAGGTTTCAAAAGGTACTTCAGAAAAAATCAATGCACTTTCCGGAAGTATTTCGAATGTCTCAAAAGGTACTTCCGAACGAATTGCATCGTTGACATCGAGTTTGACTAAAACATCAAAAGGGACGAATGAAAAAATCATAAAACTCGAAAGCACGGTTGATAAACTATCATCCGGTACAAATAAGGAATTATCACTTTTGGCAAAACGTCTGAATGAGACTACCGAAACGGTTTCCGAGGAGTTTAAAATACTTGCGGATTATGTTTCAAATAGCCGTGAGACAACAAACCAAGAGCTATCTAATTTAAACCAAGTCATCAGTCAGGAGCGCGATTTTTTTGTCAGCACTCTTCAAAGTGAACGCGAAGAATTACGCAGGGAAATCAGGCAGCGTGACGAAATGTTTAAAGATATGGTCGATAGTTTCAGGGAAACGGCAGCTTCGAAACAATCAAAACGCAATTGGTGGAAGGTTTGGAAGTAG